CAATAGATGGGGAAGAAAAGAGGCCGCAACAGATGCCGCCACCACAACCATAGTAATTTCCCATTACAGTGCAGTTTATTATAGTGCAGTTTGTAATGGATGGGGAGGAAGAACGGCAGGAGATTCCACCACCATAAACATAGTCACCTGCAACATATCCATTTCTTATGGTAAATCCGTAAATTACACTGATAGTTCCGCTATCACCAAAATAAAACCCCCTTCCACTATTTTCGCAGTCAATAATACAGTTATCTGATCCATTTATAGACATTACCGTAATACACTTTCCACTCCAGCTTAAATTCTTATTTCCTGTTCCCGTATATGTCCCATCAGAAACCAAGATTCTATCTCCATTCGTTGCTGCATCTATTGCAGCCTGAATGGTTGTATAGCTTCCGGGCACATAAATATCTGCCGCATAAACTCTCACTCCCAAAACCATCCCTAACACTACTAAAAACACAAAAATTTGTCTTTTCATTTCACTAACACCTCCTCATTCCCTTTCAGAGGGGTGTCTGCCAAAGGCAGACGGGGTGTTTTTTCCCCTATATTTTTAACTACCCCGTCAGATCTTCGGTCTGCCACCCCTTCGGTGAAGGGGAATAAAAAAGCAGGCTCTTTATTGAACCTGCTTCTGATTTTATATATAAACCCTTTGGGGTAACTAGATTCTGCCCCCCCGCTTATTTTATAATTCAAGTTTTTCATCTTAATATAAATATAACATATTTACAAAAATTTTGCAAGAAAAATTTTTAACCCTAAAAAATTTTACCCTTAAACATCAGAAAAAAGAATAACAACCCATTCAATTCTTGTCAACAATTTTCTTTTTACACTCCTCAAGCATCTGTTTGGCAAAGAGGTTCTCTGGAGAAATCTTTAATATATACTTACATTCTATCCAGGCTTTGTCAAATAATCTTCTATTATAATAAATTCTTACCAAATCTCTTCTTGCTCTAAGATCTTGTGGGGCTAGTTTAAGTACCTCATTAAAGAAATAAATCGCCTTTTTTTCTTCTCCTCTTGACCAATAAATAAGTGCGAGGTTATATAAGGCCTTTGTATTTTGTGGCTCTATCTTTATCGCCTTTTTATATTCTTCAATAGCAAGCCCTAATTTGCCTATCTCTTGGTAGAGGCATCCTAAATTATAATGAACAGGAGCAAAATCAGGGTTTATCTTCAAGACCTCTTTATACAAAGATATAGCCTCGTTATACTTATTTTTATTTACATACATAAGAGCGAAATCCCAGTAGGCAGTTTTTAATAAAGCCTCACAAGATTTTATTATTATCTCTGTTCTTTCATCCTTAAATATCTTTTTATCATAAAAACCTCTATGCTTAAACTCTACTATTTTTGGAATCTCTGGCACTTTCTTCTTCTCATATATCCTTAATAAAAATCCTTCTTGAATTAAGGAATATTCAGTAGGAAATTCAATTGGATAATTTATGTAACAAGAATGTGATTTATTGCTAATTGTAATTTTTAAAATCCTATCTTTAACAATAGCTTCTATTACATCTACGGTTGCTTGTTTTATTCTATGTGGAGAAAATGGGAAAGAAAGATAAGAATATATTTTTTTAATATGCTCACCATACCAATCATCTTGCAACAGAGTAGTATCTATATTACTTACATCTTTACGAAAAGACTCAACCCACTGAAGATACCAAAGAGGAAGAATAACATTATCACCTCTTATAAAGATAATCGCATTCTTTTCCAATGGTCTCAAGATATTCATCCCATAGTCATAGGCAAAGTAATGTTTAGTTCGGTTATTCTGGAAGTAGTGGGTTTCAAAGAGAAGAATGGGAAGAAAAATAAAGAAAAGGTATAGGACAGGGTATCTTTTAGGGATAAGTTTAGCTATAGTTAAAAAACCTGTGCCAGTCAGAATAGAAAAGATGATATAAGAAGGGATATAGTAGTCTTT
This window of the bacterium genome carries:
- a CDS encoding DUF2723 domain-containing protein, producing the protein MKKKDERLIPFKTIDYILGILVFFVSFGIYLHTLTPTVGFHDSGELITCAFSLGIAHPPGYPLYTLLGKVFITLIPIGNIAFRMNMQSALFASLCVMMVYFITLKVSGRAEERKNGRIISSVVASLILAFSLTFWEQAVIAEKYTLNAFFATLIIFILLKWEEGLRLKASGSRLLYLFCFILGLSFTHHFQTIYLVPASIFFILATLIKRKLKSQKSKLKTKSFSLPTLYSLLSTPSKMFLLFILPLFLWAYLPLRASQDPVLNWGDPSNWENFIEHITVKSYRSYFSTSIDQVLKNLKNHLIFFPKEFTFYLLPICLIGFIILFLKKKTIFLFFLLIFAVNIFHSIRYTIFNIKDYYIPSYIIFSILTGTGFLTIAKLIPKRYPVLYLFFIFLPILLFETHYFQNNRTKHYFAYDYGMNILRPLEKNAIIFIRGDNVILPLWYLQWVESFRKDVSNIDTTLLQDDWYGEHIKKIYSYLSFPFSPHRIKQATVDVIEAIVKDRILKITISNKSHSCYINYPIEFPTEYSLIQEGFLLRIYEKKKVPEIPKIVEFKHRGFYDKKIFKDERTEIIIKSCEALLKTAYWDFALMYVNKNKYNEAISLYKEVLKINPDFAPVHYNLGCLYQEIGKLGLAIEEYKKAIKIEPQNTKALYNLALIYWSRGEEKKAIYFFNEVLKLAPQDLRARRDLVRIYYNRRLFDKAWIECKYILKISPENLFAKQMLEECKKKIVDKN